A window of the Sphaerobacter thermophilus DSM 20745 genome harbors these coding sequences:
- a CDS encoding type Z 30S ribosomal protein S14: MARKALIVKAMKPPKYPVRHVNRCKLCGRSRAYMRKFGVCRICFRELAASGKLPGVTKSSW; the protein is encoded by the coding sequence ATGGCGAGAAAGGCACTCATCGTCAAGGCGATGAAGCCGCCCAAGTACCCGGTGCGGCATGTCAACCGGTGCAAGCTGTGCGGGCGCTCCCGCGCCTACATGCGGAAGTTCGGCGTCTGCCGGATCTGCTTCCGGGAGCTGGCGGCGAGCGGCAAGCTGCCCGGCGTGACCAAGTCGAGCTGGTAA
- the rpsH gene encoding 30S ribosomal protein S8: MTINDSIADMLTRIRNAGMARKPETSMPSSKILVAIARILKEEGYIEDFRVEERRPYPVLTIKLKYTRDRRHAIRELRRISKPGLRVYAGKDEIPRVRNGLGIAIVSTPQGVMSGHEARRRGIGGEVLCTVF; encoded by the coding sequence ATGACGATCAACGATTCCATTGCAGACATGCTCACGCGAATTCGCAACGCGGGCATGGCGCGCAAGCCGGAGACCTCCATGCCGTCCAGCAAGATCCTAGTGGCGATCGCCCGGATCTTGAAGGAAGAGGGCTACATCGAGGACTTCCGGGTGGAGGAGCGCCGGCCGTACCCGGTGCTGACGATCAAGCTCAAGTACACGCGGGATCGCCGGCACGCGATTCGGGAACTGCGTCGGATCTCCAAGCCCGGGCTGCGCGTCTATGCCGGGAAGGACGAGATTCCGCGGGTGCGCAACGGCCTCGGCATTGCCATCGTCAGCACCCCGCAGGGCGTGATGTCCGGGCATGAGGCTCGGCGCCGCGGCATCGGCGGCGAGGTGCTCTGCACCGTCTTCTAG
- the rplF gene encoding 50S ribosomal protein L6 — MSRIGNLPIPIPAGVEVQIDSGVVRVKGPKGELEQRVHPAMRFERESGTLLVRRPSDERQFRALHGLTRTLVANMVHGVTEGYRKDLEIHGVGYRAQLEGKTLVLSLGFSHPVRIDPPEGITFVLESPTRIGVQGIDKQLVGEIAARIRRVRPPEPYKGKGVRYLGERVRRKAGKAGKVGK, encoded by the coding sequence ATGTCACGGATAGGCAATCTCCCCATCCCGATCCCGGCGGGCGTCGAAGTCCAGATCGATTCGGGGGTGGTGCGCGTCAAGGGGCCGAAGGGGGAGTTGGAACAGCGGGTTCACCCCGCCATGCGCTTCGAGCGCGAAAGCGGGACGTTGCTGGTGCGCCGGCCGTCCGACGAGCGCCAGTTCCGCGCGCTGCACGGGCTGACGCGGACGCTGGTGGCAAATATGGTGCACGGCGTCACCGAGGGGTACCGCAAGGACCTGGAGATCCACGGCGTGGGGTACCGCGCGCAGCTTGAGGGCAAGACCCTCGTGCTGTCGCTCGGCTTCTCCCACCCGGTGCGGATCGACCCGCCGGAGGGGATCACATTTGTGCTCGAGTCCCCGACCCGGATCGGTGTCCAGGGGATCGACAAGCAGTTGGTTGGCGAGATCGCTGCGCGGATTCGCCGGGTCCGCCCGCCGGAGCCCTACAAGGGCAAGGGCGTGCGCTACCTGGGCGAGCGCGTGCGCCGCAAGGCCGGCAAGGCCGGCAAGGTCGGCAAGTAG